Proteins from a single region of Chryseobacterium sp. T16E-39:
- a CDS encoding polysaccharide deacetylase family protein has product MKNLFAEKSRNMTFLGMFALVSATSTLINSCNQKNDLKDSEKITSKDHPVAKIVPELEEDEEATDKRVIYLTFDDGPNRGTENLLKILRKRNICATAFIVGKHSYDSNKQKKDLELLKSDPLIELANHSFSHAHNKYFNFYKNPEAVVHDFDRAKDSLKLHDKIARTPGRNIWRLNNINVTDIKSSALAADNLQKAGYKVVGWDLEWKPTNKMVLKGSHQAMLKKVDSIFFNDLEKTSRHLVFLTHDQYLSDTDSINELDLFIEKLQKTNRFVFRKISAYPIINEVLN; this is encoded by the coding sequence ATGAAAAACCTTTTTGCGGAAAAGTCTCGAAATATGACTTTTCTTGGGATGTTTGCATTGGTGAGTGCAACTTCAACTTTAATCAACAGCTGTAATCAGAAAAATGATCTGAAGGATTCTGAAAAAATAACTTCTAAAGACCATCCCGTCGCAAAAATAGTCCCCGAATTGGAGGAGGATGAAGAGGCAACAGATAAAAGAGTAATTTATCTTACTTTTGATGACGGTCCTAACCGAGGAACCGAAAATCTTTTAAAAATTTTACGAAAAAGAAATATCTGTGCTACTGCCTTTATTGTAGGAAAACATTCTTACGACAGCAACAAGCAAAAAAAAGATCTGGAACTTTTAAAGTCAGATCCACTCATAGAATTAGCCAATCACAGCTTTTCACATGCCCACAACAAATATTTCAATTTTTACAAAAACCCTGAAGCGGTTGTCCATGATTTTGACAGAGCTAAAGACAGCCTTAAACTTCATGATAAAATAGCAAGGACTCCGGGAAGGAATATATGGAGGCTCAACAACATTAATGTTACTGATATTAAAAGTTCAGCGCTGGCAGCGGATAACCTGCAAAAAGCCGGTTATAAAGTAGTTGGTTGGGATCTGGAATGGAAGCCCACAAATAAGATGGTACTTAAAGGGAGTCATCAGGCTATGTTAAAAAAAGTAGACAGTATATTTTTTAATGATCTGGAAAAGACCTCAAGACATCTTGTTTTTCTTACCCATGATCAATATCTTTCAGATACTGATTCTATTAACGAGCTTGATCTCTTTATCGAAAAGTTACAGAAAACCAATCGGTTTGTATTCAGAAAAATTTCTGCTTACCCTATAATCAATGAGGTTCTAAATTAA
- a CDS encoding YggS family pyridoxal phosphate-dependent enzyme, with the protein MDIKENYNIIKEQLPDGVQLVAVSKTHPVSAIQEVYDLGQKVFGENKVQELMEKYPLLPKDIQWHLIGHLQTNKVKYIAEFIDTIQSVDSEKVLLEISKEAGKHNRKIKVLLQVKIAAEDSKFGFEPLEAKEMFQRSMSGEFPGVEITGLMGMATFTEDKEQVKREFLTLKKVFDELNQLKKLDTLSMGMSDDFPVAIECGANSVRVGSAIFGRRDYSK; encoded by the coding sequence ATGGATATTAAAGAGAATTACAATATTATAAAGGAACAACTTCCTGACGGTGTTCAACTTGTCGCTGTCTCAAAAACCCACCCTGTTTCGGCAATTCAGGAAGTGTATGATCTGGGGCAGAAAGTTTTCGGTGAAAATAAAGTCCAGGAGCTGATGGAAAAATACCCTCTCCTTCCTAAAGACATTCAGTGGCATCTTATCGGGCACCTCCAAACGAACAAGGTAAAATATATTGCTGAATTTATTGATACCATTCAGAGTGTAGATTCTGAAAAAGTATTGTTGGAGATCAGTAAAGAAGCCGGAAAACATAACCGAAAGATCAAAGTTCTTTTGCAGGTGAAGATTGCTGCAGAAGACAGCAAATTTGGTTTTGAACCTTTGGAAGCTAAGGAAATGTTTCAAAGATCAATGAGTGGTGAGTTTCCCGGGGTAGAAATAACCGGATTAATGGGAATGGCCACTTTTACAGAAGATAAAGAACAGGTAAAAAGAGAATTTTTAACTTTAAAAAAAGTTTTTGATGAATTAAATCAATTAAAAAAACTAGATACATTATCAATGGGAATGAGTGATGATTTCCCGGTTGCCATTGAATGCGGAGCTAATTCTGTAAGAGTTGGATCTGCTATTTTCGGGCGAAGAGATTATTCTAAATAA
- a CDS encoding sigma-54-dependent transcriptional regulator, with translation MQKILIVEDEKAISGVLHSILSDELTNYEFVVAEDGLEGYKHLEKEDFALVISDIKMPKLSGTELLKQALILKPETTFIMISGHADIDSAVSCLKDGAYDFISKPIDINRLITSVKNALAKETLKKENKNLQTENKTLKKKVNKKYQMIGDSPALQKIQDMIEKVAVSDARVLITGPNGAGKELVAHAIHNQSERAKGPMIEVNCAAIPSELIESELFGHVKGSFTGAIKDKQGKFEQATGGTIFLDEIGDMSLIAQAKVLRALQESKVSPVGSDKEIKVDVRVLAATNKNMQKEIEEGKFREDLYHRLSVIEIYVPPLDDRKEDIKLLVEHFSGMISDEHGTAVKKFDDAAIEALKALSWTGNIRELRNVVERLIILGGNTVSKEDVANFVRK, from the coding sequence ATGCAAAAAATCCTTATAGTAGAAGACGAAAAAGCAATCTCAGGAGTACTTCACAGTATTCTTTCAGATGAACTTACCAATTACGAATTTGTTGTAGCTGAAGATGGTTTGGAAGGCTACAAACATTTAGAAAAAGAAGATTTCGCATTGGTGATTTCAGATATAAAAATGCCGAAACTTTCTGGAACAGAACTTTTAAAACAAGCTCTGATACTAAAACCTGAAACTACTTTTATTATGATCTCAGGACATGCGGATATTGATTCTGCCGTATCTTGTTTAAAGGATGGTGCATATGATTTCATTTCTAAGCCAATTGATATCAACAGGTTGATTACAAGTGTAAAAAATGCTCTGGCAAAGGAAACTCTGAAAAAAGAGAATAAAAATCTTCAGACTGAAAATAAGACACTTAAAAAGAAAGTCAACAAAAAATATCAGATGATCGGAGACTCTCCTGCTTTGCAGAAGATTCAGGATATGATCGAAAAAGTAGCTGTTTCTGATGCAAGAGTTCTTATCACCGGGCCTAATGGTGCCGGTAAGGAATTGGTAGCTCATGCGATCCATAATCAGAGTGAGCGTGCAAAAGGACCTATGATTGAAGTGAATTGTGCTGCAATACCTTCTGAACTTATCGAATCTGAGCTTTTTGGACATGTTAAAGGGTCTTTTACAGGAGCTATCAAGGATAAGCAAGGTAAATTCGAGCAGGCAACAGGTGGTACTATTTTCCTGGATGAGATTGGAGATATGAGCCTTATCGCTCAGGCAAAAGTTTTGAGAGCACTTCAGGAAAGCAAAGTTTCTCCTGTAGGTAGCGATAAAGAAATCAAAGTGGATGTAAGAGTACTTGCCGCGACCAATAAAAATATGCAGAAGGAGATTGAAGAAGGAAAATTCAGAGAAGATCTTTATCACAGACTTTCTGTTATTGAAATTTATGTACCCCCATTGGATGATAGAAAAGAAGATATCAAATTGTTGGTAGAGCACTTTTCAGGAATGATTTCAGATGAACATGGGACAGCTGTGAAAAAATTTGATGATGCTGCTATTGAAGCACTTAAAGCACTTTCATGGACTGGAAATATCAGGGAGTTGAGAAATGTTGTTGAAAGATTAATTATTCTTGGTGGAAACACAGTTTCCAAGGAGGATGTTGCAAATTTTGTAAGAAAATAA
- a CDS encoding heavy metal translocating P-type ATPase produces the protein MEQQYTILGMSCSGCQKKISEKLNTIEGIKADINLEKSIATITSDKEIELSTLNKALEEIGHYQLEDPTRPGKTFTKPQDRVSPSSVYYCPMECEGEKVYFKQGERCPVCNMYLVPIEEKQAKDPNYKPTYSSTNLPENFKDNIGKYYCPMFCESDKVYDEKGDCPVCHMHLEEITEELVKHSSSQHVHQHSHSHHHEAPKVTDDMAGRYYCPMYCEGDKTYDSNVGCPVCGMDLVKYPEKKTAKYSCPMHPEIIRDEPGSCPICGMDLVRMPDSEGEEEDETYNILRKKFIISLAFTIPVFILSMGGMLINFPFSHQVQGFIELALTLPVLFYSGWFLMKRGWISFKTWNLNMFSLIALGVSAAFLFSIVSLLFPDIIPHEIRGHNHEIPLYFEAVCVILTLVILGQLMEAAAHKKTGNAIRELMNLSPDEANLIINGEEKRVLLSQVKIGDFLKVKPGEKIPVDGKITEGSSIVDESMITGEPIPVEKNIDDKVSSGTINGNQVFIMKAEKVGDETLLSQIIKMVNEASRSKAPIQKLTDKVSKIFVPTVILIAALTFVAWQFFGPEGKRSLFAFVNAVAVLIVACPCALGLATPMSLMVGIGKGAKNGILIKNAEALEQMNKVNVLITDKTGTLTEGKPSVEHIEVTDYEDQNHILKLAFSLNQNSEHPLSNAVIKKAKDEKITSEKVENFENISGKGVKGSIFGKMVYVGNESLLTSHQMSIPVNLKQKAIEVQSKAHTISYVAQDQNVLGFISFTDKIKESSKKAVELLMKEGLDIIMMTGDNEHTAKAVAEELGIKHYKANCLPEDKLNEVKKLQKEGKIVAMTGDGINDSPALAQSNIGIAMGTGTDVAIESAEITLLKGDIIGVAKAKLLSEKLLRNIKENLFFAFIYNVLGVPIAAGLLYPFFGILLSPMIAAAAMSISSLSVILNSLRLNSVNLDIK, from the coding sequence ATGGAACAACAATATACTATACTTGGAATGAGCTGTTCTGGCTGCCAGAAAAAAATCTCAGAGAAACTTAATACTATAGAAGGTATAAAGGCTGATATCAATCTGGAAAAAAGCATAGCAACTATTACTTCGGATAAAGAAATTGAGCTTAGTACACTTAATAAAGCCTTAGAAGAAATTGGCCATTATCAATTAGAGGACCCTACTCGTCCGGGAAAAACTTTCACAAAACCTCAGGACCGCGTTTCTCCATCATCAGTATATTACTGTCCCATGGAATGCGAAGGAGAAAAAGTATATTTCAAACAGGGGGAAAGATGTCCTGTCTGCAATATGTATCTGGTTCCTATTGAAGAAAAACAAGCTAAAGATCCTAATTATAAGCCAACCTACTCTTCCACCAATTTACCGGAAAACTTTAAAGATAACATCGGAAAATATTACTGTCCAATGTTCTGTGAAAGTGACAAAGTATATGATGAAAAAGGAGATTGCCCGGTTTGCCACATGCATTTGGAAGAAATTACAGAGGAGCTTGTTAAGCACTCATCTTCACAACATGTGCATCAACACTCCCATTCTCATCATCATGAAGCTCCGAAAGTAACAGACGACATGGCGGGAAGATATTATTGCCCAATGTATTGTGAAGGAGATAAAACCTATGACAGTAACGTGGGATGTCCGGTTTGTGGAATGGATCTGGTAAAATACCCCGAAAAAAAGACAGCCAAATACAGCTGCCCTATGCACCCTGAAATTATCCGTGATGAGCCTGGAAGCTGCCCTATATGCGGTATGGATCTGGTAAGAATGCCGGATAGTGAGGGTGAAGAGGAAGATGAGACCTACAATATATTAAGAAAGAAATTCATCATTTCATTGGCATTTACCATTCCCGTATTCATTCTTTCAATGGGTGGTATGCTTATTAATTTCCCTTTTTCACATCAGGTTCAGGGTTTTATTGAGCTTGCACTAACGCTTCCTGTACTTTTCTATTCAGGATGGTTCTTAATGAAAAGAGGCTGGATTTCATTTAAAACCTGGAATCTTAATATGTTCAGCTTAATTGCTTTAGGAGTTTCCGCAGCATTTCTTTTCAGTATTGTATCTCTACTATTTCCAGACATTATTCCACATGAGATTCGTGGGCACAATCATGAGATACCACTTTATTTTGAGGCAGTCTGTGTTATTTTGACGCTAGTTATTCTGGGGCAGCTGATGGAAGCCGCCGCTCATAAGAAAACCGGAAATGCCATCAGGGAACTGATGAACTTGTCTCCTGACGAAGCCAATCTCATTATCAATGGCGAAGAAAAGAGAGTTCTTCTCTCTCAAGTTAAAATTGGGGATTTCTTAAAAGTAAAGCCAGGAGAGAAGATTCCTGTAGATGGGAAAATTACCGAAGGGAGCTCTATTGTTGATGAAAGTATGATCACGGGAGAACCTATTCCAGTTGAAAAGAATATTGATGATAAAGTTTCATCAGGAACCATTAATGGAAATCAGGTTTTCATTATGAAAGCTGAAAAAGTAGGTGATGAAACATTATTGTCACAGATCATAAAAATGGTCAATGAAGCTAGCCGCAGCAAAGCCCCAATTCAGAAATTAACGGATAAAGTTTCTAAAATTTTTGTTCCTACAGTTATTCTTATTGCAGCTTTAACCTTTGTAGCATGGCAGTTTTTTGGTCCGGAAGGCAAAAGAAGTTTATTTGCCTTCGTTAATGCCGTTGCTGTTTTAATTGTAGCCTGTCCTTGTGCATTAGGTTTGGCCACTCCGATGTCATTAATGGTGGGTATTGGAAAAGGAGCTAAAAACGGAATACTGATTAAAAACGCCGAAGCTCTGGAACAGATGAATAAAGTAAATGTTCTGATTACAGATAAAACAGGGACTTTAACGGAAGGAAAACCTTCTGTGGAGCACATCGAGGTTACTGACTATGAAGATCAAAACCACATATTAAAACTTGCATTTTCATTGAATCAAAATTCAGAACACCCTTTATCCAATGCAGTTATTAAAAAAGCTAAAGATGAAAAGATCACATCTGAAAAAGTAGAAAATTTTGAAAATATATCCGGGAAAGGAGTTAAAGGAAGTATTTTTGGAAAAATGGTGTATGTAGGAAATGAAAGCCTGCTCACCTCACATCAAATGTCTATTCCTGTGAATTTAAAACAGAAAGCAATTGAAGTTCAGTCTAAAGCTCATACTATTTCCTATGTTGCTCAGGATCAAAACGTCTTAGGCTTTATAAGTTTTACAGATAAAATTAAAGAAAGCTCTAAAAAAGCCGTGGAATTACTGATGAAAGAAGGCCTGGATATCATCATGATGACGGGTGATAACGAACATACTGCAAAAGCAGTTGCAGAAGAATTAGGAATCAAGCATTATAAAGCCAACTGCTTACCCGAAGACAAGTTAAATGAGGTTAAAAAGCTTCAGAAAGAAGGAAAAATTGTTGCGATGACCGGTGATGGTATTAATGACTCCCCTGCTTTAGCACAATCTAATATTGGAATTGCAATGGGTACGGGAACTGATGTAGCGATTGAAAGTGCAGAGATTACTCTATTGAAAGGAGATATTATCGGCGTAGCCAAAGCAAAACTTCTCAGTGAAAAACTCTTGAGAAACATTAAAGAGAATCTGTTCTTTGCCTTTATTTACAATGTTTTGGGAGTTCCGATTGCGGCAGGGTTATTGTATCCATTCTTTGGAATTCTTTTGTCTCCGATGATAGCGGCAGCTGCAATGAGCATCAGTTCTCTTTCAGTGATTCTAAATTCATTAAGATTGAATTCTGTTAATTTAGATATTAAATAA
- a CDS encoding DUF72 domain-containing protein, with protein sequence MEKKNLYIGCSGFYNNDWKGVFYPENTPGKDFLIFYAKQFNAVEINSTFYRKPTAKTLVKWFDDTPEEFRFFIKIPKSVSHEKRLIECKEEITLFCQHIHESLKYKLSGFLYQFPPSFKNTPQNLKLIINNLDFDFLNVIEFRHPSWWVHEVFEVLQHKNIVFSGVSFPGDLPEEVISNHPSTLYYRLHGNPVLYKSEYTEEFLNDLAKKLQKTQKKTFIFFNNTWGIAAIKNGLYLKRILH encoded by the coding sequence ATGGAAAAGAAAAATCTTTATATTGGTTGTTCAGGCTTTTACAATAATGACTGGAAGGGTGTTTTTTATCCGGAAAATACTCCAGGCAAAGATTTCCTTATATTTTATGCTAAACAGTTCAATGCGGTAGAAATCAATTCTACCTTTTACAGAAAACCAACTGCAAAAACGCTTGTAAAATGGTTCGATGATACCCCTGAAGAGTTTAGGTTTTTTATTAAGATCCCTAAATCAGTCTCTCATGAAAAACGACTGATTGAATGCAAAGAAGAAATTACTCTATTCTGCCAGCATATACATGAAAGCTTAAAATATAAACTCTCAGGCTTTTTATATCAGTTCCCGCCATCCTTTAAAAATACACCTCAGAATCTTAAGTTAATTATAAACAATCTTGATTTTGATTTTTTAAATGTTATCGAATTCAGACATCCATCCTGGTGGGTTCATGAAGTATTTGAAGTTTTACAACATAAAAATATCGTTTTCTCTGGTGTCAGTTTTCCGGGAGATCTCCCTGAAGAAGTTATTTCAAATCACCCCTCTACCCTTTATTACAGACTCCATGGAAATCCGGTTCTTTATAAATCTGAATACACAGAAGAATTCCTCAATGATTTAGCGAAAAAATTACAAAAAACACAAAAGAAAACATTTATATTTTTCAATAATACTTGGGGTATTGCAGCAATCAAAAACGGACTTTATCTGAAAAGAATATTGCATTGA